Proteins from a genomic interval of Chloroflexota bacterium:
- the guaA gene encoding glutamine-hydrolyzing GMP synthase, with amino-acid sequence MDKKTKSHRVATSDDIEVSTYLEIAKELHGEQLTSKVETISPGAREAIAVIDFGSQYSHLIARRVRECHVYCELIPFDEPWEKIASLQPKGLIFSGGPASVYQPGAPLAQAQLYASHLPILGICYGIQAIAHQLGGQVAPADKHEYGQAILHISDKKSPLFAGLPTSIPVWMSHGDQIVEMPPGFKALAYTENSPTAVIGNGANIFGLQFHPEVVHTPNGKTIIQNFLYKVCGCHGTWTPSSFANESISSIRQQVKDGKVICALSGGVDSAVAATLIHQAIGNQLTCIFVNNGLLRREEPERALNTFRNNLKMNVVYVDASRRFLMRLKGVTDPEIKRRRVGEEFIKVFEYKAGKLGKIDFLAQGTLYPDVIESTSKETKAAARIKTHHNVGGLPAKMSLKLIEPLRYLFKDEVREVGLALGLPEDMIWRQPFPGPGLAIRIIGEVTKERLDILRDADWIVMNEIKKANLYRQLWQSFAVLTDVRSVGVMGDYRTYGYLVAVRAVTSQDAMTADWARLPYDLLSRISSRIVNEVAGVNRVVYDITSKPPSTIEWE; translated from the coding sequence ATGGATAAAAAAACAAAAAGCCATCGTGTAGCTACCAGCGATGATATTGAAGTCTCGACTTACCTTGAAATCGCCAAAGAGCTTCATGGCGAGCAACTTACATCCAAGGTAGAGACTATATCGCCCGGGGCACGAGAGGCGATAGCAGTTATTGATTTTGGCTCTCAATATAGCCACCTGATTGCACGGCGAGTCCGAGAATGCCATGTCTACTGCGAACTGATCCCCTTTGATGAACCATGGGAGAAGATAGCCTCCCTCCAACCTAAAGGCCTCATCTTCTCAGGAGGACCCGCCAGTGTGTACCAGCCAGGAGCACCTTTAGCTCAAGCCCAACTTTATGCCAGTCACTTACCTATCCTGGGCATATGTTACGGGATTCAGGCCATCGCCCACCAACTGGGAGGACAGGTGGCTCCAGCAGATAAGCATGAATATGGTCAGGCTATCTTACACATAAGCGATAAAAAGTCGCCGCTCTTTGCCGGCTTGCCCACTTCGATACCGGTGTGGATGAGCCATGGTGACCAGATAGTAGAAATGCCGCCAGGTTTCAAAGCCCTGGCTTACACCGAGAACTCCCCCACCGCGGTTATAGGTAATGGCGCAAACATCTTCGGGTTGCAGTTTCACCCTGAGGTTGTTCACACCCCAAATGGGAAAACCATAATTCAAAACTTCCTCTACAAGGTATGTGGCTGCCATGGTACCTGGACACCAAGCAGCTTCGCCAATGAGAGCATAAGCTCGATCAGACAACAGGTAAAAGATGGCAAAGTCATCTGCGCCCTATCCGGCGGCGTTGACTCAGCAGTGGCAGCTACTCTTATCCACCAGGCCATCGGTAATCAATTAACCTGCATCTTCGTCAATAACGGGCTACTGCGCCGTGAGGAGCCGGAACGAGCCCTTAACACTTTCCGAAACAACTTGAAAATGAATGTGGTCTATGTGGACGCTTCCAGAAGATTCCTCATGCGGCTGAAAGGCGTCACTGACCCCGAGATCAAGCGCCGCCGAGTTGGTGAGGAGTTCATCAAGGTATTTGAATACAAAGCCGGCAAACTGGGCAAGATAGATTTCCTGGCTCAGGGCACTCTTTATCCCGACGTCATTGAAAGCACCTCCAAGGAAACCAAAGCTGCCGCCAGAATAAAAACCCACCACAACGTCGGCGGCCTGCCTGCCAAAATGTCACTTAAGCTCATTGAGCCGCTGCGCTATCTGTTCAAAGACGAGGTTCGCGAGGTCGGCTTAGCTCTGGGCTTACCGGAAGATATGATATGGCGCCAGCCCTTCCCGGGGCCAGGACTTGCCATTCGCATCATCGGAGAAGTAACCAAAGAACGCCTGGATATACTTCGAGATGCCGATTGGATAGTTATGAACGAGATAAAAAAGGCAAACCTCTATCGCCAGCTATGGCAAAGCTTTGCTGTACTCACTGATGTCAGAAGTGTAGGTGTGATGGGAGACTACCGGACCTACGGTTACCTAGTAGCCGTGCGCGCCGTGACCAGCCAGGACGCTATGACCGCCGATTGGGCACGCCTCCCCTACGACCTCCTTTCTCGCATATCCAGCCGTATCGTAAACGAAGTAGCCGGCGTCAACCGCGTGGTCTACGACATCACAAGCAAACCACCATCTACTATAGAGTGGGAATAA
- the rpiB gene encoding ribose 5-phosphate isomerase B, with the protein MHIALGCDHRGLKLKQAIIGLLTELGHDYEDFGCYNSDPVDYPDIAKQVAEAVVSGKFEHGILICSSGIGMSMAANKVKGIRAALCCNAFGAERARRHNDANILCLGEDTVEPGLALDIVKVYLSSTFEGGRHLRRLEKIRSLESA; encoded by the coding sequence GTGCATATTGCTCTGGGTTGTGACCATCGTGGTTTAAAGCTTAAGCAAGCCATTATAGGTCTCCTCACCGAGTTGGGGCATGATTATGAGGACTTTGGCTGCTATAACAGTGATCCCGTGGACTACCCCGATATTGCTAAGCAGGTAGCTGAAGCGGTTGTCTCAGGAAAGTTCGAGCATGGGATTCTGATCTGTAGCAGTGGCATAGGCATGAGCATGGCTGCTAATAAGGTAAAGGGCATAAGAGCCGCTCTGTGTTGCAATGCCTTTGGTGCTGAACGGGCTCGTCGGCATAATGATGCCAACATTCTGTGCTTGGGTGAAGATACTGTTGAGCCAGGTTTAGCGCTGGATATTGTGAAAGTTTATCTCTCATCGACATTTGAAGGTGGCAGGCATTTACGGCGACTGGAAAAGATACGCAGTCTGGAATCGGCCTAG
- a CDS encoding threonylcarbamoyl-AMP synthase — MSNLSSQATLQVDRAIEILKAGGIVAFPTDTVYGLGGDVFKIEVVERIYRVKRRPRHLPMPVLLADSTQVAAAVGSVPGIAQFLMRRFWPGGLTLVLSKNPSLPDIITAGSNKVAVRVPDHIVPLTLIRGLGAPIIGTSANISDKPSPVTAEEVEQQLGGQVDLIIDMGRCPGGRESTVVDVTGGTPVILRQGVIPEEEIKRACQEYTREVGKGAYCSGL, encoded by the coding sequence GTGAGTAATTTGTCCAGTCAAGCAACTTTACAGGTTGACAGAGCCATCGAGATACTCAAGGCCGGTGGTATTGTTGCCTTTCCTACTGACACGGTCTATGGATTGGGTGGTGATGTGTTCAAAATCGAAGTTGTTGAGAGGATTTACAGGGTGAAGCGACGCCCCCGACATTTGCCTATGCCGGTTTTACTAGCAGACTCAACACAGGTGGCTGCTGCCGTTGGTTCGGTGCCTGGTATCGCCCAGTTTTTGATGAGGCGTTTTTGGCCTGGGGGGTTGACATTAGTCTTGTCAAAAAACCCGTCACTTCCCGACATTATCACTGCTGGTAGCAATAAGGTGGCGGTACGAGTTCCTGACCATATTGTGCCCCTTACCCTCATTCGTGGGTTAGGTGCACCTATTATTGGAACCAGCGCTAACATTAGTGATAAGCCCAGTCCGGTAACGGCTGAAGAGGTCGAGCAACAGCTTGGCGGCCAGGTTGACCTTATTATCGACATGGGTAGATGTCCCGGTGGGCGGGAGTCCACAGTAGTTGATGTTACTGGAGGTACACCGGTTATTTTGCGTCAGGGCGTTATACCTGAGGAGGAGATCAAGAGGGCATGCCAAGAATATACTAGGGAGGTAGGTAAAGGTGCATATTGCTCTGGGTTGTGA
- the ilvB gene encoding biosynthetic-type acetolactate synthase large subunit: protein MKKTGAQILCESLVREGVEVIFGFPGGAVLPLYDTFPQYPKLRHILVRHEQGAAHAADGYARATGKAGVCLATSGPGATNLVTGIANACLDSSPVVAITGQVARPFIGKDAFQEIDITGITLPITKHNYLVLDASDIAKVVKEAFYIAQTGRPGPVLIDIPRDVFQQEETFAYPEKVNLPGYKPTFFGHPAQIKKAAETISAAERPVIIAGRGVIISKAFVELKELAEKAQIPVITTLLGIGCFPETHVLSFGWLGMHGMAYANKAVYNSDLIVAIGMRFDDRATGVVSSFAPQARVVHIDIDPAEIGKNVRVDVPIVGDVKNVLEALNQQIVPREHLDWFNQVDKWRDEHPALVIRESEALLPQYVIRQIYEVTKGDAIVVTGVGQNQMWSAQFFFYDKPNSLISSGGLGTMGFELPGAIGAKVGRPDETVWCIAGDGGFQMTVQELATIVQESVAVKIAIINNGFLGMVRQWQQLFYERRYVGTPLSGPDFIKIAEAYGIPALRVADKKLVVSAIEKAMDHEGPFLLDFVVEPEENVFPIVPPGAALVEAMEMPSPEKVTRSSK, encoded by the coding sequence ATGAAAAAGACAGGTGCCCAGATTCTGTGTGAGAGTCTAGTCCGGGAAGGTGTTGAAGTTATTTTTGGCTTTCCCGGTGGAGCTGTGTTGCCTTTGTATGATACTTTTCCGCAATATCCAAAACTTAGGCATATTCTGGTTCGTCACGAGCAAGGTGCAGCTCATGCGGCTGATGGCTATGCCCGTGCTACTGGGAAAGCAGGGGTATGCCTGGCAACCTCAGGGCCAGGAGCCACCAATCTGGTAACTGGAATAGCCAATGCTTGCTTGGATTCGTCTCCAGTGGTGGCTATTACCGGTCAGGTAGCCAGACCTTTCATAGGTAAAGATGCTTTTCAGGAAATAGATATCACTGGTATTACCCTTCCTATTACCAAGCATAACTATCTTGTGCTTGATGCTAGCGATATTGCTAAGGTGGTTAAAGAGGCTTTTTATATTGCCCAAACTGGTAGGCCAGGTCCAGTTCTAATTGATATACCACGTGATGTCTTTCAGCAGGAGGAGACGTTTGCTTATCCAGAGAAGGTCAATTTGCCCGGCTATAAACCGACGTTCTTTGGACATCCAGCGCAGATCAAAAAGGCAGCTGAAACGATAAGTGCGGCTGAGCGTCCCGTCATTATTGCCGGTAGGGGAGTGATAATCTCAAAGGCTTTTGTTGAGCTTAAGGAGCTGGCGGAGAAGGCGCAGATACCCGTGATTACGACTCTTCTGGGTATTGGCTGTTTTCCTGAGACTCATGTACTAAGCTTTGGTTGGCTGGGGATGCATGGTATGGCTTATGCCAACAAGGCAGTATACAATTCTGACCTCATCGTTGCTATTGGGATGAGGTTTGATGACCGGGCTACTGGTGTGGTCAGCTCTTTTGCACCGCAGGCTCGTGTTGTTCACATAGATATTGACCCTGCCGAGATAGGTAAGAATGTTCGAGTTGATGTGCCTATTGTTGGTGATGTTAAGAACGTTCTTGAGGCGTTGAATCAGCAAATTGTGCCGCGTGAACATCTGGATTGGTTCAATCAGGTGGATAAGTGGCGAGATGAACATCCGGCGCTGGTAATCAGGGAGAGCGAAGCTCTTTTACCCCAGTACGTTATTCGCCAGATTTACGAGGTTACTAAAGGCGATGCCATTGTGGTTACAGGCGTTGGTCAAAATCAGATGTGGTCGGCTCAGTTTTTCTTTTATGATAAACCGAATAGTCTAATTTCCTCAGGTGGTTTGGGTACCATGGGTTTTGAGCTTCCCGGCGCTATCGGTGCCAAGGTCGGTCGACCTGATGAGACGGTTTGGTGCATTGCTGGCGATGGTGGCTTTCAGATGACCGTACAGGAATTAGCCACGATAGTCCAGGAAAGCGTGGCCGTTAAGATAGCTATCATCAATAATGGATTCTTAGGGATGGTAAGGCAATGGCAACAGTTATTCTATGAGCGGCGCTATGTTGGCACGCCACTTTCTGGCCCAGATTTCATTAAGATTGCTGAAGCTTATGGCATCCCGGCACTGAGAGTGGCGGATAAGAAGCTGGTGGTATCCGCTATAGAAAAAGCGATGGACCATGAAGGTCCGTTCTTGCTCGACTTTGTTGTTGAGCCTGAGGAGAATGTTTTCCCGATAGTCCCACCAGGTGCAGCACTGGTTGAGGCCATGGAAATGCCAAGTCCGGAGAAGGTGACTCGTTCAAGCAAATGA
- the ilvD gene encoding dihydroxy-acid dehydratase, giving the protein MRSDGVKKGIERAPHRALLRAVGVCRDDFSKPFIGVVNSFNEVVPGHIHLRSIAEAVKAGIRSEDGVPFEFNTIGVCDGIAMNHPGMKYSLPSRELIADSVEIMVEAHQFDALVFIPNCDKIIPGMLMAAVRLNIPAIFISGGPMLAGRMNQGGQSRTVDLITVFNAVGSVAMGEMTEAELEEIEIAACPGCGSCSGMYTANTMNCLTEALGMALPGNGTIPAVDSRRSVLAMEAGKQSMSILKKNLLPRDVITKDSIANAFAVDMALGGSTNSVLHLMALAHEAGIDFPLSLINKISQRVPHISKLSPASEVHIEDLDLAGGIPAVMHEIADFLNGKCQTVSLAPMSRIIREGKVKNRAVIRSVAEPYSKTGGLTILFGNLAPDGAVVKSGAVDPEMMVHEGPARVFENEEEATRGIMKGEIKKGDVIVIRYEGPKGGPGMREMLTPTSLLSGMGLDKDVALITDGRFSGGTKGAAIGHVAPEAASRGPIAAVKNGDTISVNIPKCKLELKVGNAEIKKRLSGLPEYKSKIKTGYLKRYIESVGSASTGAVFAK; this is encoded by the coding sequence ATGCGCAGTGATGGTGTAAAGAAAGGCATTGAGCGGGCACCACATCGTGCTTTGCTTCGGGCTGTGGGTGTTTGCCGCGATGACTTTTCTAAACCTTTTATTGGTGTGGTTAATAGTTTCAACGAGGTTGTGCCCGGCCATATTCATCTGCGAAGTATTGCTGAGGCGGTGAAGGCGGGGATTCGCAGCGAGGATGGTGTGCCTTTTGAGTTCAACACCATCGGCGTCTGTGATGGCATAGCCATGAACCATCCCGGGATGAAATACAGTTTGCCCAGCCGGGAGCTTATCGCCGATTCAGTGGAGATTATGGTTGAGGCGCACCAGTTCGATGCGCTTGTTTTTATACCGAACTGTGACAAAATCATACCCGGCATGCTTATGGCTGCGGTGAGATTGAATATTCCAGCTATCTTTATCAGTGGCGGCCCGATGCTGGCAGGACGTATGAACCAGGGCGGTCAAAGCCGAACAGTGGACCTTATCACTGTGTTTAACGCCGTAGGTAGCGTTGCTATGGGGGAGATGACCGAGGCTGAGCTTGAAGAGATTGAGATTGCTGCCTGTCCTGGCTGCGGGAGCTGCTCTGGCATGTATACGGCCAACACGATGAATTGTTTGACCGAGGCGTTGGGTATGGCCTTGCCGGGCAATGGCACCATCCCGGCGGTGGATTCGAGGAGAAGCGTATTGGCCATGGAAGCGGGGAAACAGAGCATGTCTATATTGAAAAAGAACCTATTACCAAGGGATGTTATTACCAAGGACTCCATTGCCAACGCCTTTGCTGTGGATATGGCACTTGGCGGCAGCACAAATTCTGTTCTGCATCTTATGGCATTGGCTCATGAAGCAGGTATCGATTTCCCGCTATCGCTAATTAATAAGATAAGCCAGCGCGTTCCGCATATCTCTAAGCTGAGCCCGGCTAGCGAGGTTCATATAGAGGACCTCGATCTGGCAGGTGGAATTCCCGCAGTCATGCATGAGATAGCGGACTTTCTGAATGGAAAGTGTCAGACTGTTTCATTAGCACCTATGTCAAGGATTATAAGGGAAGGTAAAGTTAAAAACCGTGCGGTCATACGTTCGGTAGCCGAGCCGTATTCTAAGACCGGCGGTTTGACGATCCTATTTGGAAACCTAGCACCTGATGGGGCTGTAGTAAAGAGTGGTGCGGTTGACCCTGAGATGATGGTACATGAGGGCCCGGCTCGAGTCTTTGAGAACGAAGAGGAAGCGACCAGAGGCATAATGAAGGGTGAAATTAAAAAGGGCGATGTCATCGTTATTCGCTATGAGGGTCCCAAAGGCGGGCCGGGGATGCGGGAGATGTTGACGCCGACCTCTCTCTTGAGCGGTATGGGGCTGGATAAAGACGTGGCCCTGATAACTGATGGGAGATTTTCAGGTGGTACCAAAGGAGCTGCTATAGGGCATGTAGCACCTGAGGCAGCCAGCCGTGGACCTATAGCCGCGGTCAAAAATGGTGATACCATAAGCGTAAATATTCCAAAATGTAAGCTGGAATTGAAAGTGGGCAATGCGGAGATAAAGAAACGGCTGTCAGGACTGCCTGAGTATAAATCCAAGATAAAGACAGGTTATCTGAAAAGATATATTGAGAGCGTTGGCTCAGCCAGCACAGGGGCAGTATTTGCCAAATAG